In Actinomadura luteofluorescens, the sequence CGCGTTGCGGTAGAGCGCCGCGTAGTAGAGGACGGCCTGCTGCGCGCACAGCAGCGCGGTGACCGGCCACCGGTACAGCAGCCCGGCGAGACCGGCGGTCACCACCGTCACGAGGAAGTAGGGGCCGAAGATCCCGCCCACCTGCAGCACCGCGTAGCCGATGAGCACGTCGAAGGCCAGCAGCGCGGGCTGCTCGAACAGCCGCAGCACGACCTTCTCCCAGCCCGCCAGCACCACGCCGGACACCACGGCCGCGAGGACGAGCACGCCGAGCGCCCAGGGGTCGCCGCGCACCTGGCCGTCCACCAGCACGGTCACCCCGATGACGAGCACGCGCAGCTGCATCAGCAGGACGAACGTGGTGCCGACCCTGGTCTCGACGGAACGCCGCAGAGCAGACGGAACCGATGCACCGGAGCGCGGCATCGCGGGGGCCCTCCAGTTGACGAGCGCCGAACTCATAACGGTATTGATCTTGTCAAAGACCGCAGAACGAACATTAGTCATTCCGGACGAGGAGATCGCTACGATGCCCACGAGAACAAGCGTCCCCGTGCGCGGGAGGACACCGGTGTCGGCTCCGAGGGCGGTCCCGCAGCCGGAGGAGGCGCGCGCCCCGGCCGATTTACTCGACCTGATGCGCAGCCTGCAGCAATGGTCCGGCCTGCCCCTTTCCGAGCTCGAGGAGCGGATGCGCGCGGACGGCGTGGTCGCCCCTTCCGGGGTCGACGCGCTCCTCAGCGCGGGCACCCTGCCGAGCCGGGGACTGGTGACCTCCTTCGTGACCACATGCGGCCTCGTCCCCGCCGAGCGCGAGCGGTGGCTGCGGGTCTACGACCGCCTGTGCGGGCCCGCCGCCGTGCGGAGCGACCCGCGTGGCCCCGTGGAGGGCGACAAGCGCGTCGCCGGACGGCCGGCGCTCAACCTCGGCCCCGCGACGCCCCCGGCTCCGATCCGCACCACCCCCGCCCCGGCTTCCGAGAGCAGCTCCTCCGGGCGCCACGCGGCGCAGCCGCCGAGGGCGCGGCACCGCAAGACGTCATCGCAGGGGCACGCCGGCCGCCGTCCCGTGTCGCTGCTCGTGGCGGCGCCCGCGATCATCACGATCGGCGTGGTGGTCTCGACGCTGACGGGGGTGTTCGGCGGCGGGGACGGGACGCACCGGCCGCAGACGCCGCCCGGGGCGGCCCGCAAGGCGACGCCGCCCCCGCCCGGCTGGTACACGGTCATGCCGCTGACCGACGACGAGCGGACCGGCGACTGCCTGTCGATCCTGCCCGACGACCGGCTGGACCCGCAGCTGTCGCAGGACAAGTGCGCCGCCGAGGACGCGCTCCAGCGGATCCGGCTCACCTCCGTCCCCGACAGCGCCGGGACGTTCCAGCTGAAGGCGTGGACGGCCAAGGGCAAGCTGTGGTGCGTGACGCTCGACGACCTCGTCGAGCGCGCCAAGCTGCACATGAAGGAGTGCGGGAACGACGATCCGATGCAGCGGTTCGGGCTGACGCCCGCGGGCAAGCCGGTGAAGGGCGGGCAGCTGTTCCGCATCGTGCCGCGGGCGACGCGCGACGACGGCATGTGCGTCGGCGTCGACATCCGGGACACCGGCGGCCTGGAGGCGATCTACGCCGGGTGCGACCGGTCCGGGGTGCGCGGCTACCTGTTCACGCCCGCCGCCGAGCCGTGACCGCGCGGCCGGGTCAGTCGAGGTCGCGCAGGCGCTGGCTGACGACCTGGGTGACGCCGTCACCGCGCATGCTGACGCCGTAGAGGGCGTCGGCGCCCTCCATGGTGCGCTTCTGGTGCGTGATGACGATCAGCTGGGACGACTCGCGCAGCTCCTCGAAGACCGTGATGAGCCGCTGGGTGTTGGTGTCGTCGAGCGCGGCCTCGACCTCGTCCAGCACGTAGAACGGGGAGGGCCGCGCCTTGAACACCGCGACGAGGAACGCGATGGCCACGAGGGACCGCTCGCCGCCCGACAGCAGCGAGAGCCGCTTGACCTTCTTGCCGGGCGGGCGGGCCGAGACCTCGACGCCCGTGCCGAGCATGTCGCCCGGCTCGGTCAGCGAGAGGCTGCCCTCGCCGCCGGGGAACAGCCGGGCGAAGATCCGCTCGAACTCGCGGGCCGTGTCGTCGTAGGCGGCGGCGAACACCTGCTGGACGCGGTCGTCGACCTCCTTGACGAGGCCGAGCAGCTCGCGCTGGGTCTTCTTCAGGTCCTCCAGCTGGGAGGTGAGGAACGCGTGCCGTTCCTCCAGGGCGGCGAACTCCTCCAGCGCCAGCGGGTTGACCTTGCCGAGCTGGTTGAGCTGCCGCTCGGCGGTCTTGGCGCGCTTCTCCTGGACGGCCCGCTCGTACGGGGCGGGCGGCGCGTCCTCGCCCTTCTCGGGGTCGGCCGGGACGGGCTGGTCGGGCCCGTACTCCGACACCAGCGCCTCCACCTCGAGACCGAACTCCTCCAGGGCCCGCTGCTCGAACTGCTCCAGCCGCAGCCGCTGCTCGGCGCGGGCGACCTCGTTGCCGTGCACGACGTTGACGAGGCGTTCGAGCGTCGACGACAGCTCGCGCACCTGCCCGCGGACGACCTTCAGCTCGGCCTCGCGCGCCGCCTTCGCCTGCTCGGCGGCCTCGCGGCGCCGCACCGCGGCCGCGAGGGAGTGCTCGATGCGCTCCAGTGCCGCGCGGGCGCCCCGCAGGACGGCCCTGGCGACCCGGGCCTGCTCCTCCCGGCGGGCGCGGCGCTCGGCGGCGCGGGCGCGCTCCTCCCGCTCGCGGCGGGCGCCGCGTTCGAGGGCGTCGGCGCGTCCGGCGATGGCCTGGACGCGCTCCTCGGCGGTGCGGACCGCGAGCCGCGACTCCATCTCCGCGGTGCGCAGCTCCTGGCAGCGGGCGTTCAGCTCGTCGCGCGACTCCGTGTCGTGCCCGGCCTCGTCGGCGACCTCGGCGGCCTCCTCGGCCTCGGCGAGCCGCACCGCCAGCTCCTCGGCGGCCTCGGTGTCGCGTTCGAGGGACTCCCCGGCCGCGTCGAGGGCCTTCGTCAGCCGCTCGGCCTCGCCCCGCGCCGCCCGGACGTCGGCCTCCAGGCGCGCGGCGCGCTTGGCCTCCTGCGCCGCCTGCGCGTCGTACTCCCGCAGCCGCGCGCGGACGCGGTCGAGGTCGGCCTGCGCGCGGTCGACCCCCGCCCGCGCGTCACCGGTCGCGGCCTCGGCCGCCTCGACGGCGGCCTGGGCCGAGTGCTCGTGCTCCACCGCCTCGGAGAGACCGTCGGCGGCGGCGGCCGCCGCGGTCTCGGCCGCGGCGAGGTCCTCGGTGGCCTGGTCGAGCGTCGCGCGCATCTGCAGAAGGCCCTGCCCACCACCGGCGGCGCCGCCCTGCGCCCAGTGCGCCCCGACGAGCTCCCCGTCCCGCGTGACGGCCCGCAGCGACGCCTCCCGGCGCACGAGCGCGACGGCGGCGGGAACGTCCTCGACCACGACCACGTCCCGCAGCAGATGCTCGAACGCGGGACGCACGGAATCCGGGACGCCGACCGCGTCGACGGCGTAGTCGGCCCCGGCGACCCGCTCGGCCGGCGCCGGCGACCCGCCGCCGACGACCAGCCCGGCCCGTCCGGCGTCGCGGGAGCGCAGCAGCGCGAGGGCGGCCTCGGCGGTGTCCAGGGACCCCACCGCGATGGCCTCGGCGGCGCCGCCCAGCGCGGCGGCGACGGCGGTCTCGTATCCGGGCCGGACGTTCAGCAGCGAGGCGACCGTGCCCAGCACCCCGCCGAGCGTCCCGTCGGACGCGGCCGACAGCAGCGCCTCCCCGCCGTCGGCGGCGCTGGCGAGCGTCAGGTTCAGGGCCTCGATCCGCGCCTGGAGCGCCGCGACCTGCTTCTGCGCCGTCTGGTCGGCGGTGCGGGCCGCACCCGAAGCCGACCGGGCCTCCTTCAACGCGCGGCGCGGGCCGTCCACGGCGGCGCGGGCGGTCTCGGCGGCGTCCTTCGCCGCGGCGAGCGCCTCCTGCGCGGCCTCGTGCTCGGCGGCGAGCTCCGGGTCCTCGACGACCTCGGCCTCGAACGCCTCGAACTCGGCCTGCGCGGACTCGGCGCGCTGGTCGGCCTCCTCCCGCGCGTCCGCGAGCCGCCCGATCTCCGACCGCCCGGCCTGCGCCTTGCTGCGCAGCGCCTCGACCCGGCCGCGCAGCCGGGCCAGCTGCTCGCGGCGGTCGGCGGCGGCGCGGGCCGCTGACTGCAGGCGGCGCTCCTCGGCCGCGAGGGCATCCTCGGCGGCGGACCGCTCCTGCACGGCGCCGGAGAGCCCGTCCCGGGCCTCGTCCAGCGCCTCGCGGAGCATCTCCTCCTGCTCGCGGATCTCGGCCGCCTCGCGCTCCATGTCCTCGGGGTCGCGGCCCCGCCGCTCCTCCTCGCGCGCCTCGGCGGCGTTGCGGTGCCGCTCGGCGGCGAGATCGGCGACGCCGCGGAGCCGCTCCTTCAGCGCCGACAGCTGGAACCAGGTGTCCTGGACCTGCGCGAGCCTCGGCGCCTGCTCCGCCTCCTCCGCCTCCAGGACGGCCTCACGCTCCTGCGCCCCGCCCAGCGCTCGCTCGGTCTCCGTGCGCCGCTCCCGGATCGCGGCCTCGTCGGCGGCCTCCTGCTCCAGCCGCGTCCGCAGCGTCACCAGGTCGTCGGCGAGCAGCCGCAGCCGCGCGTCCCGCAGATCGGCCTGGATCACCGCGGCCCGGCGCGCGATCTCCGCCTGCCGGCCGAGCGGCTTCAACTGCCGCCGCAGCTCCCCGGTGAGATCCTGCACGCGCGTGAGGTTGCCCTGCATCGCGTCGAGCTTGCGGAGGGCCTTCTCCTTGCGCTTGCGGTGCTTGAGGACGCCCGCCGCCTCCTCGATCACCGCGCGCCGCCCCTCCGGCCCCGAGTGCAGGACGCGGTCGAGCTGCCCCTGCCCGATGATCACGTGCATCTCGCGGCCGATGCCGGAGTCCGACAGCAGCTCCTGGATGTCCAGCAGCCGGCACGAATCACCGTTGATCGCGTACTCGCTCGACCCCGACCGGAACATCAGCCGGCTGATGGTGACCTCGGAATAGTCGATCGGCAGCGCACCGTCGGAGTTGTCGATCGTCAGCACGACCTCGGCGCGCCCGAGCGGCGCCCGGTTCGCCGTCCCGGCGAAGATGACATCCTCCATCTTGCCGCCGCGCAGCGACTTCGCGCCCTGCTCCCCCATCACCCAGGCCAGCGCGTCCACCACATTCGACTTGCCGGACCCGTTGGGCCCCACGACAGCGGTGATCCCCGGCTCGAACTTGAGCGTCGTGGAGGACGCGAAGGACTTGAAGCCACGCAGCGTCAGATTCTTCAGATACACGCGCCAGCGGCCCCCCTCACACCCGTCCTCCACCAGAACATCCAAGGAAACATACCGCTGTACTCATTGGTTTTCTCTCCTCACTCGGGCCCAGGGGCCCTCCATCGTCGAGAAAACGGGCGATCGCTGGCATCGCTTCGGCTCGCCTGGCGGCTCGCTGCGCGATCAGGTTCTCGCTTCGCTCGAACCTGCCTTCAGACGCGATCGCGAGCGTGGGGTTGTTGCGGGGTGCTGTGCCGGTTGGGGTCGTCGCCGTGGTGGGGTGCTGGGGGTGGGGACGGCTCCGGTCGGGTCACGGCGCTGATGGAGCTGTGCAAGGTGGCGTGAGTTCGGCGGGTGGCCTCGTTGTCGACATCGACATCGGAGCCGGGCCGAAGGAGAGGGGGCGCGCTACAGCGAGCGCCTCAGCGTCGTCGGGTGCGTCGGTGCCGGGTTCGATGCCTGTGAGCACCTGGCCTCACCCAGGGAGTTCGAGGCAAGGTGAATCTTGCCCCGGTTGCTTCCTGCGCTGATGTTGGAGGCCCCTCCAGGGCACGCAAGGCCGACGCGGGTACCTGGCAGCGCACTTGCGACAACATCGGCGGCTGGGTAGCGTCCGGAAGCCAGAGGGCCCGCGCACCCGAAACACGTGGCGAGCCCACTGGACGAGCCGTGCTCACAAAGCGCAAGCGGCCATCGCGACGACCTCAGCCCTCACCACAACCACGCGGCGACCTTGGGGGCCGCGATCGCGTCCGAAGGCAGGTTCAAGCGAAGCGAGAACCTGATCGCGCAGCGAGCCGCAAGGCGAGTCGGAGCGATGCCAGCGATCGCACGCTTTTATCGACGATGGAGGGCGCTCAGCGCCCGAAGGAGGAGAAAAAGCAAAAAATCACGTCAGCGCGGGTTCGCGCTCCTTTACCGGAAGCGACATCACTTCGTCGTCCGTCGCCGTCGCAAGCGCGTCGTTCTCCGCCTGGAGCCGTACGAGTTCGGCCTCCAGGTCACGTACGCGCTGCTGCAGGCGCCGCATCTCCGCGACCATCCGGGGGTCGGGACCGCCGACGTGGCCGAGTAGAGCCTTCGCCATGACTAAGGGTCCTCCACGCTGAGTAACCAGCAGGGATCGCGCACGGGAAACTGCTGATGTAGGTGCGCGTACCGTCTAGAGTCGCACCGGGCGCTGTCCTGGTCAAGACGCACATCACAGGCCGGTAACAACCTTCCACTACCAGTTTAGCAGGTACAAACCGGTACTCCCTACCCGGTCACCGTTCCCGGAACCCGGAGGCCTCTCCGCGCGGCGCGCCCCAGCGGTCAACGACGCCGGTCACAGCGCCGGGACGTCCGGGAACGCCGCCGGGGACGTCGCCGTCCAGCAGCTCGAGAAGCCGGCGGCAGGCGCCGCGCGGGCCCTCGGCCACGACCTCGACGCGGCCGTCGCCGAGGTTCGTGGCGCTGCCGGTGAGGCCCAGTTCGAGCGCCCGTGACCTGACCCACCAGCGGAACCCGACGCCCTGGACGCGTCCTCGCACCCAGGCCGTGAGCCGCACGGTCTCGTCGTCCTCGTCCATCGTCCCCCCTCGGTGCCCGCTAGTACCGTGCCCGCCTGGGGCGCGGCTGGCACACCGGGCAGCTGTAGGACGAGCGGTTCATGAACTCGTCGCGGCGGATCGGGGCGCCGCAGCGGCGGCAGGGCTCGTCCCGCCGCCCGTAGGCGTCGAGGGACCGCTCGAAGTAGCCGCTCTCGCCGTTGACGTTCACGTAGAGGCTGTCGAAGGACG encodes:
- the smc gene encoding chromosome segregation protein SMC, with the protein product MYLKNLTLRGFKSFASSTTLKFEPGITAVVGPNGSGKSNVVDALAWVMGEQGAKSLRGGKMEDVIFAGTANRAPLGRAEVVLTIDNSDGALPIDYSEVTISRLMFRSGSSEYAINGDSCRLLDIQELLSDSGIGREMHVIIGQGQLDRVLHSGPEGRRAVIEEAAGVLKHRKRKEKALRKLDAMQGNLTRVQDLTGELRRQLKPLGRQAEIARRAAVIQADLRDARLRLLADDLVTLRTRLEQEAADEAAIRERRTETERALGGAQEREAVLEAEEAEQAPRLAQVQDTWFQLSALKERLRGVADLAAERHRNAAEAREEERRGRDPEDMEREAAEIREQEEMLREALDEARDGLSGAVQERSAAEDALAAEERRLQSAARAAADRREQLARLRGRVEALRSKAQAGRSEIGRLADAREEADQRAESAQAEFEAFEAEVVEDPELAAEHEAAQEALAAAKDAAETARAAVDGPRRALKEARSASGAARTADQTAQKQVAALQARIEALNLTLASAADGGEALLSAASDGTLGGVLGTVASLLNVRPGYETAVAAALGGAAEAIAVGSLDTAEAALALLRSRDAGRAGLVVGGGSPAPAERVAGADYAVDAVGVPDSVRPAFEHLLRDVVVVEDVPAAVALVRREASLRAVTRDGELVGAHWAQGGAAGGGQGLLQMRATLDQATEDLAAAETAAAAAADGLSEAVEHEHSAQAAVEAAEAATGDARAGVDRAQADLDRVRARLREYDAQAAQEAKRAARLEADVRAARGEAERLTKALDAAGESLERDTEAAEELAVRLAEAEEAAEVADEAGHDTESRDELNARCQELRTAEMESRLAVRTAEERVQAIAGRADALERGARREREERARAAERRARREEQARVARAVLRGARAALERIEHSLAAAVRRREAAEQAKAAREAELKVVRGQVRELSSTLERLVNVVHGNEVARAEQRLRLEQFEQRALEEFGLEVEALVSEYGPDQPVPADPEKGEDAPPAPYERAVQEKRAKTAERQLNQLGKVNPLALEEFAALEERHAFLTSQLEDLKKTQRELLGLVKEVDDRVQQVFAAAYDDTAREFERIFARLFPGGEGSLSLTEPGDMLGTGVEVSARPPGKKVKRLSLLSGGERSLVAIAFLVAVFKARPSPFYVLDEVEAALDDTNTQRLITVFEELRESSQLIVITHQKRTMEGADALYGVSMRGDGVTQVVSQRLRDLD
- a CDS encoding acylphosphatase; translation: MDEDDETVRLTAWVRGRVQGVGFRWWVRSRALELGLTGSATNLGDGRVEVVAEGPRGACRRLLELLDGDVPGGVPGRPGAVTGVVDRWGAPRGEASGFRER